A region from the Lolium perenne isolate Kyuss_39 chromosome 4, Kyuss_2.0, whole genome shotgun sequence genome encodes:
- the LOC127292179 gene encoding large ribosomal subunit protein eL24 translates to MVLKTELCRFSGTKIYPGKGIRFIRSDSQVFLFFNSKCKRYHHNRLKPAKLTWTAMFRKQHKKDIHAEAAKKRRRTTKKPYSRSIVGASLDVIQKKRAEKPEVRDAAREAALREIKERIKKTKDEKRAKKVEVTKSQKTAGRGSAPKPGKAPKLGGGGGKR, encoded by the exons ATGGTTCTTAA AACAGAGCTCTGCCGTTTTAGTGGTACCAAGATATACCCGGGAAAGGGTATCAGATTCATCCGTTCAGACTCTCAA GTCTTCCTTTTCTTCAACTCCAAGTGCAAGCGCTACCACCACAACCGTCTCAAGCCTGCTAAGCTTACATGGACTGCAATGTTCAGGAAGCAGCACAAGAAG GATATCCATGCTGAGGCTGCCAAGAAGAGGCGCCGCACCACCAAGAAGCCGTACTCCAGGTCTATCGTCGGTGCTTCCCTTGATGTCATCCAGAAGAAGAGAGCTGAAAAGCCTGAGGTCCGTGATGCTGCCAGGGAAGCTGCTCTTCG TGAGATCAAGGAGCGCATCAAGAAGACCAAGGACGAGAAGAGAGCAAAGAAGGTGGAGGTGACGAAATCGCAGAAGACTGCTGGTAGAGGCAGCGCCCCCAAGCCTGGAAAGGCCCCCAAgctcggtggcggtggcggcaagCGCTAA